The Artemia franciscana chromosome 2, ASM3288406v1, whole genome shotgun sequence genome segment taatttgaGTTAAAAACTGTCAGGGTAATCCAGAAAAGACCTAGATGACCGTTAAGTCAGTCATtgaaaataatgctagtaagcCACCATGTTTGAATCAGCTGGATGACCCAGGTCAACTTGCCGAAGGTATGACTTCCCATTTTTCTGATATAGgttgtgaaataaaaaattcgatTGAAGTTTATCCTGAGGATGGAacttttaaacagttttttggGCCCTTGATGTAATGTGAGCATTTGGCTTATAAGGTGACTGATCAAGAAATGATTGACATGGTGTCTTCAATGAGTAGCATTGCTGCAGGACCTGATTATATATCTTTGAGGATAGTGAAATCgattttgccattttttgtgcaaaatttTGTTGATCTGGTTAATGGTTGTGTTAAAGAAGGTTCATTCCCAAGTGCctttaaaagagcaaaaattgtaCCATTATTTAAAGAGGGTGACCCAAaagattttaataattataGACTGACATCACAACTGTCAACTTTTTCAAGAGGGATggagaaattaatattaaattaattattattaaataataataataattattattaattaataattaatattaattaatattaaaaaaattatagttttttatgtaaaaatggatttttctttttaatcagtttggttttcataGAGGTTATTCTACTGAAAATGATATCCACTTCCTTACTACAACAGTAAATGATggttttgataataaatttaaagttgGTTCAgggtttcaagacattttaaagGCGTTTGATACTTGTGACAATTTGATCTTATTGAAGAAACTAGAAAATACAGGTATTCGCGGGAATGGACctcaaatttcacaaaaaaggaCTATATCTTTAAGATAACCAGGCAAAAAATCGCAGCGCATTCCCGgattttacacttggaagataagAAAAGCAAACTAAtagaatttgacaacgctttcgtccgtaaaaacttaaacaataggaatttgttgattcccaaagccaactatcctttcaaaagaaagctaaaccttcttaaactttttggtgccatatgtttttagcttaattttgatgattgttcacctacattttttcttcttctttttttttttttttttttttacttttggtgttactttttacttttggtGATACTTTTGGTGTGTAAATTCCTCCTTTTCCTGTTCCTTAGCAattcaaataaactaaaaaaaaaactcaaataaaagtctcaaatttggaaagcttATTTTCGCTTAAGGGGTATTTTtcgtggaggggggggggataaacgcctaGAACCGTCGTAGGTGTTCTGAGCACTTCACGAACGTTTGTCGAACATAAAATCACCCTGAGCATcccagtattttcttttttcagatttgTTTTTCACTATTGGGACGATCAGACTAAAAATCCTGAGTAGATAAGACGGAAATACTCTGGCTTGCTGGGAAAATCCAAAGTTTAAGCGGATTTATTTctaatatgataaaaaaaaatatggataatGTACAATTCGCCTTTGGTATTAGTTATAATTGCTATGGTTAATTACCGTTTAAATTTGTTAGGCTATGCGGCTTGATGATTGTACACTATAAAGTTTGAACTAGAGGAATTAAAACGGACGATTTTATTAAACCTTTTAAAGTTGTATTCCCACTATAAGTACATGAAAATATTTGCTCTGTTTTCCTAAACCTAAAATGTCCCaagtttgtatttttgaaaagttggacgaaaatcatattttaaagaTGTGTTTAAAACTGTTTGTCAAGACTAGAAATGGTTTAGAAAAACTTATCGATGTCCGATTTGCTATTCCAGTTCTTTGAGAATACCTTACTAGTTAAAGAAATACATGCAGTATAGTGTCTTCAACAACTGTTTTATATTCTGACGTTACTGGTAGCGAAGCCTGTCGGGTAACTGGTAGAAAAATAGAGAAACTATAGTGTATTTTTTGTGAGAACCAGAGAAAAATTTTTCTGACCTTCTCCACTTCAACACAAAATTGGAAGTCGCCTTGCCACAGTCAATATTTTATTAACCTCGCCTTCATTTCAGTATCGAGAGGAAAGGTTCAGACAAACTAGTGAATCAACAAGTCAGCGCGTCTTTTATTGGTCATTGGCTCAACTTTTGATCTTAGTTACTATGGGAGCGTGGCAAATGAAGCATCTCAAGTCGTTCTTCCAGGCCAAAAAACTAGTCTGATTTGTGTGATTCTAGTGACGAGGTGAAGGTGAAACACTTGGCTTAGCCTTGTACACTTCTTTGGATTTGATTGAAGTGTTGTGACAAAGTTTACGAAGGAACATTATTTTCAGGGGTTATTGTCTGTAAAAGTCTGAGTTTTTGAAGTGCTTTGTACAAACAAAGGAGTTTGCTTTATTAtgtgaaatgtttttttccaaaaactttaaatgaataaaaattgacTCTTCCTTTCAACGCAAAATCTTCCTTTAGTTTTCTTCATGATTTGTttgaatgaaaacaaaaatttttttgtagttttagcATACTTCACTGGAATGTATTTTTGAAAGACTAGCGcctaaatacgaaaaaaaagtcCACATTAAAtctgaaattaatcaaaaaatggaaaaaaaatagaaagctgCTTGGAGAATCGTGAAACTTTCTGTAGTAGATTTTATATCTACTATTGACTCGTTTGAAGTAAATCGAAAAACTTAGAGTTGCAAGACAATAATTTTACAGGAGAACAAATATATGAAATAACTTTTGATGCTAGTATTTCTGCTAGCCAGAAAGTCAGAAACTTACTGTTTTTCTCTCTCCTGCAGCTTTCTTGGAGCGAAGTATGAGAGCTGTCACAGGGGGAATATTCACGTTTTTAAACTGTAAAGATTTGATTGAGTGTAGTTACTATGTTAAAATAGTATTCTAAACCATGTTTGATAGCAGACAAAATTGAGGAGGATAATTATCTCAAAATATCGTCTTTGGGGTGGGGGCTACGCTTTCCCCTCTCCAATAAGAAAAACATTTGAGGTTCGATGTTTCCTGGGAAATCCTGTACGCCAGTCTTCAGTCCCTTCATTCCCATTTCCTCCAGCTCTATGTGCATATATGGTTTCAATTCTTAGTCGAGACCTAGCTTCAGTGCGCGTCTGGTGTAGACTGAAGATGGGGAGCGGCTTTTGATTTCATACTTTTTACTTAGATGAataaactagaaatttttttctggctgttttttctattaaaataattGACTATTACAGCGACTATCATAACTTCTATTTTTGGAGGAGAGGGTAGGATTGAAAGGCGGTAgcgttttttatagaaattacAAAACATAGTATGTTTATTATCTGGTCCTGGTAATTAATTTTCGTAACTTgttaattgaaagttttaacttaaaatgCAAAGACATGTGCAAAAGCGTCGATGTTTTTCAGGGATGGATTCTGAGTCAGTTGATCTAAGTAATTCTAGATTCAGTTAACGAAATTTCGACATCAATAAATACTGCACGTATCCAACTTTTTATGTGGCCTATTACTTAaacttacttagacttaggtcctcccgcgcctgagggcgcataaggcagcaacagtggttcgccacgacgacctgtcctgagccctcgaccaaagctcctccattgaagacctcgccagcttcgcctccttctctaaTATGCTGCCAATGGTCATTTTGGATCTCCCTGACTTGCGGAAGCCAGGGGGTATCCAATACCATATGTCATGAGGTagccttccatcacccattcgcaccatgtacccccaatacatccatcgtcgCTTTCCAATGGCATCAAGGATGGGGGTATGATTTATCATGgtataaatctcatcatttcCTATTCTCTCAGCccaatgtatattcaaaatagatcttaGGCAGTTATTATCGAATGTCCGTAGTCGTTTTCCTAGCTGCGCAGTAATGCTCCAAGTTTCACAGCCATATGTAAGGACGGAAAGGACTttgctattataaattctgagttttagcttctgggaatatttgttatttttccaaacatttctgagacaattgaaggcagagccagccaatgctattcggcataaaatttctctttcaggattggcatcttgcgtaagaatgctgcctagatatttgaactcACTCACTACTTTAATTTCCTCATTGTTGACCAAAAGTCCCTCAGCTAAGTCAGGAATGACCgcatttgacattgatttagtcttgttagcgtttatggagagtccaacagcatttgccacacgcccagtttcatttatattgtgttgCATAGCTTCTGATTCGTGAGTGAAGAGTGCAATATCGTCCGCAAAAACACTATCATGAAGGGCTCTTATTGGGTTTAATTGTAGACCCCCCTGAAGCTACATCCACGAAGCACAAAATCTGTGACTATGGCAAATAACAGTGGCGATAGAATGCAGCCCTGCCTTACACCCGACTGAACGGTGAACCAGTCCGTTTGGCCACCCTCGGTTTGTACTGCGCATatagatttcatttttcttcttcttcgtaTGGTTCTTTGAAGATTCAGTTTTGGTAAGCTTGCTTCAGTTGCATAACAAAAATAGCTTAACACAAGTCAACTTAGTCAGTGACTTGTGTTTATATTTTGATGTGGATGAGTTTTCGAACTCGATCCGAGTGAGAAACTCGATTACGAGCTCAAAATTCAACAAGCCTTAGGATGACATGGCACATGCCCCGTCGAAATTATCGCTTGTAGTTCACATCTTATAGCCgagaccgtatccaggggagggggtACAGGCCTTAACCCCCCGCCCAAAGAAACTTgattcgtaaaaacgtaacgaaatgcatataaaaaaaatttgatgtgtttttgaatttttttaacccccactccgaaaaaaaatcccatgTGTGACCTTGCTTATAGCCCCTATTTCCATAGCTAAGGTGAGCATAAACACCATTTTGAATTTGATcaggttattattattttttttagctcttacCCCACTTGTGAAGAAGTGTGGTTAGAACTTTTCtaaatttacatatttgtaGCCTTCCGCTTTAACGGACTAACAAAGGATTTTCCTAAGAGATAAGGGTGTTGTATGTCAAAAGAGGTGCATTTTAGACTCCAAACATCCATATTCTGAGcataaaaaattggaattataataagttaatatattttttaacaaaaaaattatgaggGTGAGGTTTCTTAGAGTAAAACCCTTTTTCCTGTAAGCAGATAAATATCAAAAGTATTTGAACTAATGAGaagtaaaatagaaaagaaGATGATTATGCATTTATATTATCATAAAATCATAATTAGCAAAACATGCGAAATCGTTAGCCAAGTTGTTCTTATGGCGTGGTTGAAAATCCTGCTTAACCAGGTGGAGAAGACGGCATCCGAGTTCGCCCATTATAtctcctaaaaaaaacaatttcaaataatttagaagctggaaagaaaaatgtaattttcaatctaaaaatgacAGTGTTCATTCAAAAGGGGTCCTTTTTTAACCATACTTTGTGGAATACCAAGGTTTAATCTCACTTAGTTAGCTCAACCAATGTCACTTAGTATGGTGCTTTATGGCCTGGCCAAAAGAAGTCCCTGCTTCGAGTGTACATgttatacaaatttaaaatgttagccaagaaaacacttttttttcgtgaaaagtTAGCTCTCCGTTGGTTTGTTTGTGCATTTGAAAGATTTTAAAAACCGTTTTGTCTATCCAGCGCTTTAGACTTAAAACTCATAGTTGCGCCCAAAAGCAAAGGGAAAATCCCAGTCTGTTTTTGATGATGAGTTATTGTTTTTCCCACATCCCTATACAGCTGGGATTCCCAAGATCATAAAGTGAACTGTAAGAACATAAATAAACGTACTATTAGTAATTTGTTACCtccttttctcattttctttttaggtaaaaaaatataaatactaaaTTTACAGAAGGACCACATTAGATGGattcaaatacatttttaacTGCTCTATACCATACATACTAACCAAGCctaaaagaaagttttaaaataaactaattgaCTTAATTTCAGGAAATTTTAAGTTGGACGCTGAGTAACAGTAGTTCAAGTTCGAATCTTGGTGAATTCATATTGGGCTTATCTAAAGTCTGCATTTGGATTTCCTTCTTCCCCTGGGGCACGCAGCGCTATTACtagtattttcaatttatattaaGCCCAGATTAAAGTATTCAAGAACCCTCCTTATCTGTTTCTCATACTTTTGAGTGTGAGCCTTAACTACCACTATTAGTATCTCGAAAATAGTATGAAATAAACTTTCGATTttcacttaaaataaataattcttacatAAAGAACGTAAGAATACGTAGAAACATGCCCTGATTTTGATCgttttttgcaatttaaaaataaacctcACATCAATCGATCTTATacacacaaatgtggaattttgcattttttgccagaggaaagatcatggttgcatgtttatttgtttttctcctgGAGTAATCGATCAAACCAGTGATCCTAAAAGATAGGGAGAGGGGTCATTTGATCGgacatgaaaagttctagttccctttttaagtgatcaaaaatattggagcGCAGCTAGCCCCCTTTCGAAAGAGATCACAATTCCGGGAAAGAGATCACAATTGTCTTGATAGCAACCATAAGGTGAGATTCCCGGTAGTATACAGTCATGTTCATACTCTTGTAACAGTACTCTGTGGATGAAAGCAATTCCAGAGAAAGtacatccctgaaaatttccttAGGGGAGGGATCTAAAGGAAGTTTATGGTCGTCATTCATTTTGACGATTTCTAAGGGgagtttttcaaacatttatagGGGATATCACAGTCCTCCGTCTTCTGTGCAAATAAACCGATAAATTAGGTATTCTacattgcaataaaaaaaaatcttcaataaGAGGGAAATTACTCCCTTGCAACACCATATTGCTGGCTGAATCGAAAAATATTTATCGGAATGAAGTAAAGTTACGAGATAAAGATtcttccaccccccccccccttccattCTTGTCTAAAACAACTCTCATAAAATGGAATATAAGAGAAAATTGGTGTCTTTGTCTTCcaatttcataaataaaaagcaaaatttagttAAACACATACGTAGCAACAGACCTCGGTATAGTGTATTTACAAACTTTAATGACCTACCTGTGCAAAGAATGATCTTTTCTTTTGCAAGTAGTTTGACAGTGAGAGACGTTTTCGTCAAGCATTCCGCTGATAAAAATGGGGGGTCAACAATGACAAGATCACACTGCTCTCGAAGGTGCATTGGAATTTCCAAAGGAGATTTATAGTCATAGAAGACGAAATCCTGTCCATAAACAGAAAATCTGGTATCATATTCAAGTACGAAaactgcaaaataaaatttgtatcaaATTTCCCtcattaaagttttgataattgaAAAGAAGGAGAAACTTATCAAAGAATCTATTGTTGTGCCAAACGTGAGAAAACATTTTTCCTTcaggaaaaaatattatttttattactaaaaatgaACGATGGGTAGTCATAACATTTTCATAATTATTGAAAGGCAACTTAAATCGCATGAACTCCCAAAGcctaaattttcatcttaaaaatttcaatttcccaaATTGCAAGAACAGCTTTTGCATTTAGTACGTTTGGCAATAAAAgcgtttttattaatttttattttgtacttttaagTTTATGGCAATTCTTGTTATCATTTCTGTAATACGGCATAATGACACAGTTTTATCcaattaatacaaaataatcAACCATCCCACAGTTAATTCAGAGTGGACCAAAATTCTCTTACCCATTTAAATTTtacataacttatttttaattatatttttatcttttgtattttttttttatggtttcatttgcttttcctttttttgttagaatatctaaaaaaaatgtttttgtcaaTAAGCCTTAATCTTTAACAGAACTGAAGAAAGACATCACAAGAGAAGTAAGCCCAGAAACTTTGGAAAAGCTTATGGCAGAGGTAATCAAAAGAGCTAAAAATTTATGAAGCAGAAAATGGAAGGCATTGGCAGGATGTTGCATTTCACATTTAACAGTACAATTTCCTCTATCTTACTAAGGTAAATTTGTCAAAGGGAATAAATTCTGTCGCCTTTATTTATGGTACTATAATTTTATGCAtgtaacagaaataaaaaagttatttaaaaattcaaatgagtCAGTGATTTTTGTCCCACCCTGTCCAAAGTAGCTGTTCATTATATCCCAAATCTTGTAATCAATTTTTACTCGTCACCTTTAATCAGGCCAAAGGAAGttggaggaattttttattcttattctttttttattcttattctttttttcttatttattatttcatttattattatttttattatttcatttattctttatttttattcttatttttattctttatgctattttattcttgttttggGAAATAATCTCAAAGCCTTTGGCTTGCACATCGTTCTCAACCTTTACAGTCTTGTGAGTGCTTATCATTAAATAAGTTGAGCctaattaattatttcatcaaaagagcctaattttcttattagttaTCAATTTATACACGATTCTTTTTCTGTGATATATTGATAAAATGTTAGTCAATAAATAAGAGATCCTTCATAAACgcctttagtttttttccgaaCTTCTGTGTCTCCTTGTCAATGGgattgtccccccccccatcgcGGTTTGAGAAACAATGAGCTGATAAAACCGAAAAAACATTTGCTAACCATTTACATCGTCTGGTTTACGCTTCTTCAATGCCTTATATACTGTTGGACACGATACACAAGCAATAGTTCCCTTTTCTCCAACAACCCGCAAGGCTTCTTCAACGAGTTTGTTTGCCGTTTCTTCATCGTACCAGAACTGGCTTAGTTgctgaagaagaaacaaatgTATTAAAGCTGGTAGATAATCAGGctctattaattaattaaaaatcttaaataaaaaaaaaggttaaaattaGATTTAGAAACAAATATACTACTACCTACTATTAACATTTCGCAACAGCACCAAAAAACCCAAAACCAGCCCAATAGTTCAGGCTCCCGCTCCGTCCCAACTTCTTTAAAGCttctctttttatttccttCCATGGATTTCCAGTTTCCTTTAAGTCCTTTTTACTGACCTTGGGAACGACCTGCTTATCGTTGGTTCCAACTGGAAGGTTAAAACCATTTTTCACAATTTATCATCTTTCGTCCATAAAACCTGGCCAAGACATCTTTACCTTTCTTTCATCATACCCAGTcctggatttaccaataggctcGGGCCAAGGGGTACGCAATGTCAGGGGacgcaataaattatcactgagtgttttttcttcttaatacaAACTGGACTGATATGATTTATTGTCAAAGTGCCAGATTTATTCCGCCGCTGCACTGCCTAATcacaaaaagtgattttaaaacaacacaggaattccgTGGCCACTTATAAACTTTCAaatgtctcccaagaatggcagccGAGAGTTAATTAtcatctttctttcattacttttgccTAATCAGTTGTGATTtgttcagtgcttccactatccccgaaTTCGCGCGGATCTCCCAAAAAATTTCgcaaaaacgcttgggcctCGGAGCGCTAAAGCAGGAAATCAGGCCCTGATTATACCCCTATAAAGAATCACCGAAGTACATTTTTCGTACTGGTTATAGTTTAATATAAgcagtttctctggaaaataaaaatttacccaTATCTTTGTCAAAATCTACGTCATGGGCATCAGCTATCTCCCAAGAATGACAGCTGAGAGTTAGGTATCACCTCTCATTCATTAATTTTGCCTAATCAGTTGTAACCTGTTCAGTGTATCAGTTGTGATCTGTTCAGTGCTTCCAATATCCCCGAATTCTCGCggatttccccaaaaattttgcaaaaacggagtggcaaaaacgcttgggccAAGGAGCGCCAAAGCTGTAAATCCGGCCCTGACTTAACCCCTATAAAGTATCGCCGAagcacattttttgtacaggtTATAGTTTAATATAGGCAGTTTCTcaggaaaataaaaacttaccCAATCTTCGTCGAAATCTACGTCATGGGCGTTGCCGCTAGCGATCATTTGGAATCTGTCCTCTCTTTCTGCCTTTTCTGCTAAAAACTCCTGAAGAGCTGCCAGCGTACTACCGGACAATTCTTCACTTATATCTTCTAAATTTGAGTTGTCGTTATCAATGATGGCTGTGTTCTCAGATTGCATCATGGTTTCAATTGTCCTTAAATTAACAATTTATtggtaaaaacagtaaaatctgTACTACACAATAAAGCAAAAACAACTACTGAATAATCCATCGAAAATATaccaacaataaaaaagaacatgcAAACCCTCTCTTTTCCATTGGGGTGGAGGCAAGATTGCATTTTCGGAGGGGGCAACTCATTTTAGAATgagaatatataaatgaatgttATTAATATGAGCCTCTGGATAAGGATATTTTGTAGCATAGAGATAATTTCAGTTGTACCTTTTTAGATGCTGATTTATTTCGAGTTGTCATTTTATAGGAGCATTTTATATTTCCCacttagaatttaaaaaaaagtcgtctgaacaacaacaacaaaaattctgCTATTTTCAGGCGCATAGGAATTCTTTGAATGTCAAGATATTCTATAAGGTTATTGCCATTAGGCATTTGCGCTGTTTGTTTATATGGTTTAATTCTTGTTATAGATAAACATGTATCTATCTACCTAGGAAAACCCAATGGGTTTAGaagccttttgaaaaaaaagagaagaattttttgaaaaattctataAATTGCAAATAGCAGTAGAACttggagattttttttcaaaatccatgtttttgaaatttgccaTCAATCGCATCACTTGGGCGAGAATGCATCTCTGCCATCTccctatttaaaattaatagtgctgaaaaatatcttttaaattttgctcTGCTTAtcaagattattttatgatCACACGCATTTTTGTTACGAAAATAATATTCGTAATTTCGCCGGTAATTTGCTATGTTTTCTCAAGTTTTAACAcgaaataatgaaaagaatctTACCTTTAGAGttgtcaaaattattttaaagataGATGGCAGGACCAATTggaattgattaaaaaaaatagagagcGCATCTTGCCAAATTCAACAATCCAttcacattaaaaaataatttatttcgaaattattattgtaattttaagattttctcATAATTATGGCAATACCGCTATCATTATTCTTTCCTAGGCCATACAAATCAAAGTAAGCAGTAGCTCTTAGACATTGA includes the following:
- the LOC136043674 gene encoding EEF1A lysine methyltransferase 1-like gives rise to the protein MMQSENTAIIDNDNSNLEDISEELSGSTLAALQEFLAEKAEREDRFQMIASGNAHDVDFDEDWQLSQFWYDEETANKLVEEALRVVGEKGTIACVSCPTVYKALKKRKPDDVNVFVLEYDTRFSVYGQDFVFYDYKSPLEIPMHLREQCDLVIVDPPFLSAECLTKTSLTVKLLAKEKIILCTGDIMGELGCRLLHLVKQDFQPRHKNNLANDFACFANYDFMII